The following are from one region of the Muntiacus reevesi chromosome 3, mMunRee1.1, whole genome shotgun sequence genome:
- the TANK gene encoding TRAF family member-associated NF-kappa-B activator isoform X3, which yields MDKNIGEQLNKAYEAFRQACMDRDSAVKELQQKQTENYEQRIREQQEQLSRQQTLIDKLKSQLLLVNSSRDNGCGYVPLLEDSEARKNNLTLDQPHDKAKSGIPREKESKVRRQEVSSPRKETSPRSLGIPLFHERSYIEKTFWDLKEEFHRICVLAKAQKDHLSKLNVPTTAAETQCSMPIQCTDKTDKQEVLFKPQAKDDINRGAPCITSVTPRGLGQDEEDTSFESLSKFNVKFPPTDNDSTFLHSTPERPDVLGSVTAETVCQDQFNMEPRDNPGNFVKTEETLFEIQEIDPIASAIQNLKTTDKTKPSNPCIRTSLDRAPCLPPGDHNALFVNTFPLQDPSDAPFPSLDSPGKAIRGPQQSVQSCFSRWHPALCICFLCYSKRNSWPFGSPFLIKTVTYRYQVAQALSCVYLEYVNSVKQFSRHPLHPGGISSGILIHTLMGRLKMHLKTDISSST from the exons CAGACTGAGAACTATGAGCAGAGAATACGTGAGCAACAGGAACAGCTGTCACGTCAGCAAACGCTCATTGACAAGCTCAAGTCACAGTTACTTCTTGTGAACTCCAGTCGAG ATAACGGTTGTGGCTATGTTCCCCTGCTTGAAGACAGCGAAGCAAGGAAGAATAATTTGACTCTTGATCAGCCTCATGATAAAGCAAAATCAGGAATaccaagagaaaaagaatcaaag GTAAGAAGACAAGAGGTTTCCTCTCCAAGAAAAGAAACTTCACCGAGGAGTCTTGGCATTCCTTTATTCCATGAAAG aagcTATATAGAGAAGACTTTCTGGGATCTGAAAGAAGAATTTCATAGAATATGTGTGCTAGCTAAAGCACAAAAAGACCACTTAAGCAAACTTAATGTACCAACCACTGCAGCTG AGACACAGTGCTCTATGCCTATACAGTGTAcggataaaacagataaacaagaagTGCTGTTTAAGCCTCAGGCAAAAGATGATATAAATAGAGGTGCACCATGCATCACATCTGTCACACCAAGAGGACTGGGCCAAGATGAGGAAGACACATCTTTTGAATCACTTTCTAAATTCAATGTCAAGTTTCCACCTACGGACAATGACTCGACTTTCTTACATAGCACTCCAGAAAGACCTGATGTCCTTGGTTCTGTCACAGCTGAGACTGTGTGCCAGGATCAATTTAATATGGAGCCCAGAGACAATCCAGGAAACTTTGTCAAAACAGAAGaaactttatttgaaattcaGGAAATTGACCCCATAGCTTCAGCTATACAAAACcttaaaacaactgacaaaacaaaaccctcaaaTCCTTGTATTAGGACATCTTTGGACAGAGCTCCGTGTTTGCCACCTGGAGACCATAATGCATTATTTGTAAATACATTCCCACTTCAGGACCCATCTGATGCACCTTTTCCTTCACTCGATTCCCCAGGAAAAGCTATCCGAGGACCACAGCAG TCTGTACAGTCATGTTTCAGTAGATGGCACCCTGCATTGTGCATTTGCTTTCTATGCTACAGCAAGAGAAACAGCTG GCCGTTTGGAAGCCCTTTCCTAATCAAGACAGTGACTTATCGGTACCAAGTGGCACAGGCTCTGAGCTGCGTATACCTCGAGTATGTGAATTCTGTCAAGCAGTTTTCCCGCCATCCATTACATCCAGGGGGGATTTCCTCCGGCATCTTAATTCACACTTTAATGGGGAGACTTAAGATGCATTTGaaaacagacatctcaagttctACGTGA